Genomic segment of Terriglobales bacterium:
CGCACCAGAGAGGTGTCGAAGATGTCCCCGTCCTTCATGGGAAAGATGCCGCGCAAGGGCGCGGTATTGGCGATGGCCTTGTTGCCCTTGAAGGTGATGCCGCCCAGACGGTAGCGTTCCCCTTCCTCGATGGGGACGGTGATGTCCACCGCCTTGCCCCCGCCCTTCTGGATGATGGGAATGTGCAGGCCGGAGGTGTCGCGCACCTTGGTCTGGGGATCCTGGACCAGCGCCTTGAAGTAGCCCTTCTGCTGGTAGGCGTCGCGAACGCGTTCCGCGTCTTCGCTGAGCTTGCTGGCGTCGTAGGTCTTGGAGAAGAGGTTCTCCAGGAAGATGGAGTGAGGGATGCCGATGGGCTTCAGGTTCTTCATCTGGCTGCGCAGGTAGCGGCCGCTGAGGTGCTTGTTGCCCTCGAAGCGAATCTTGCCCACCTTGACCTTGGGGCCCTCGTTCACGATGAAGTCCACCTCCACCGACGCCGGGGGGATGGGATGGATCTCGGTGCGCACGGTGGCGAACTGGCGGCCGTGCTCGGCCAGCAGCTCCTTGATCACCACCTCGGCGTGCTTGACCTTGGTGGGGTCGTACTGGCTTTCCACCGAGATGCCCACCTTGTCCTGCTTGAAGCGGTCGAGCACGTCGCTCTGCGAAACCGAGCTGAGGTTCTTGTACTCGATGCGGCGGATGGTGGGCTTTTCCTTGACGTAGACGTGGATGATGTAGCCCTTGGGGCCCTCCTCGCGCTCGAAGCGGAGGTCCTCGAAGTAGCCGGTGTTCCACAGGGAATTGAAGTCGCGCTCCAGGGCGGCTTCGTCGTAGACGTCGCCGGCCTTGCTGAACATGCGGGCGCGGATGGTCTCGGCGGGGATGCGGCGGTTGCCGTGGATCTGGATGGCCTCGATCAGGGGTTGCTGTGCCCAAGCGGGAACGGCCAGAAGCAGGACGGCAAAGGCCGCCACGAGGGTCCACAGCTTCCCCTGGCGCCCCCACCTACCTGCCCTACCCACAGAACTTCCCTGGTGGAGACTAAAAATAAAGCCACCTCGGCGCTGAACTCAGGAATCGGCAATTATACGCAACTCTTCGCCCACTGGCCAGACGATAGCTGCCGTAACTCTATTCAGGGATTGACGTTAGTGAGAAGCCGGGGGCGGGCTCAGGGTTGCACGCCAGGGAGTGAGTCGCCCGTTTTCCCGGCCCGCACCCGTAGGCGCGGAGGGAGGGCTAGACCTGCAGGACTTCCTTCTCTTTGGCCTTGCTCATCTCCTCCATCTTCTTGATCTCGTCGTCGGTGAGCTTCTGGATCTCCTCCAGGGCGCGGCGCTCCTCGTCCTCGCTGATCTTCTTGTCCTTCAGCGTCTTCTTGAGGGCCTCGTTGCCGTCGCGGCGGATGTTGCGCACGGCCGTGCGGTGGTCCTCCAGCACCTTGTGCAAGTGTTTGACCAGCTCCCGGCGGCGCTCCTCGGTGAGCGGCGGCACGGGAATGCGGATGAGCTTGCCGTCGTTCATGGGGTTCAAGCCGAGGTCGGCGGAGCGGATGGTCTTCTCGATCACCGGCAGGGTGCTGGGATCGAAGGGCTGGACGGTGATGAGCTGGGCCTCGGGGGCGTGCACCTGGGCCACCTGGTTGAGGGGCATCTCGGAGCCATAGTAGGGGATGCGGATAGCATCGAGCATGTGCACGGAGGCGCGGCCGGTGCGGGTAGCCGCCAATTCCTTGCGGAAGTCCTCCACCGCCTTCTCCATGCGCGTCTTCAGTTGCAGGTAGGTGTCTTTGAGAGCAGGAACCGCTGCCATCGTAGGCTGAGCCATAAGGAATCCGCCTTCGACCCAAGGTTGAAAGGCGGCATTATAAACAAAACCCCGGCGGAGGAAGCAGGATTGCGCTGTGTGGCAGGAGCTATGCGCTGACCAGCGAGCCCACCTTCTCGCCCGTGACCACGCGCCGGATATTGCCGCGGCGATTGAGGTTGAAGACGACGATGGGCAGGTTGTTGTCCTTGCACAGGCTGATGGCGGTGGAGTCCATCACCTTGAGCCCCTTCTTGAGGATGTCGAGGTAGGAGATGTTGTCGAACATCTTGGCGTCTTTGGCCACGACGGGATCGGCGTCGTAGATGCCGTCCACCTTCGTGGCCTTGAGGATGACGTCGGCCTTGATCTCCATAGCGCGCAGGGAGGCGGCGGTGTCGGTGGAGAAGTAGGGGTTGCCGGTGCCGCCGGCGAAGATGACCACGCGCTCCTTCTCCAGGTGGCGGATGGCGCGGCGGCGGATGAAGGGCTCGCACACCTGATTCATCTCGATGGCCGACATCACGCGGGTCATCACGGCGTGCTTTTCCAGGGCGTCCTGCAGGGCCAGGGCGTTGATGACGGTGGCCAGCATGCCCATGTGGTCGGCGGAGACGCGGTCCATCTCCTTGGCCTGCTCGGCCACGCCGCGAAAGAAGTTGCCGCCCCCCACCACGATGGCGGTCTGCACCCCCAGGGCATGGACCTCTTGAAGCTCGCCGGCGATCTCCTGCACGCGGTCGGAATCCACGCCGAAGCCCTGGCCCGCGGCCAGGGCCTCGCCGGAGAGCTTGAGCAGGATGCGCTTGAAGACGGGTTCGGGCATTTACTCAATTCTACCTCGAAAGGCGGGCGGGCCGCCCGCCCAGGGCCCGGCTGCAGCCGGGACG
This window contains:
- the bamA gene encoding outer membrane protein assembly factor BamA, with amino-acid sequence MAAFAVLLLAVPAWAQQPLIEAIQIHGNRRIPAETIRARMFSKAGDVYDEAALERDFNSLWNTGYFEDLRFEREEGPKGYIIHVYVKEKPTIRRIEYKNLSSVSQSDVLDRFKQDKVGISVESQYDPTKVKHAEVVIKELLAEHGRQFATVRTEIHPIPPASVEVDFIVNEGPKVKVGKIRFEGNKHLSGRYLRSQMKNLKPIGIPHSIFLENLFSKTYDASKLSEDAERVRDAYQQKGYFKALVQDPQTKVRDTSGLHIPIIQKGGGKAVDITVPIEEGERYRLGGITFKGNKAIANTAPLRGIFPMKDGDIFDTSLVRKGLENLRKAYGQLGYINFTAVPETQIDDEKRLITLTIDVDEGKPYFVRRIEFQGNTTTRDKVIRRELALEEGQVYNSQLWELSLLRLNQLGYFDQLRPDQDSEIHQNNQEGTVDITLKVHEKGKNSVGLTGGVSGLAGSFVGLNYTTNNFLGLGETLSFEADFGNQQRNFMFSFSEPYLFDRPLQVGFSVYDRLIKYNQAQQQAIASGVSNLNLPQPFLNALQNFTQSSRGFTLSASYALHRSFKRVGITYAFDDSSVTALSTASQQLFEELAFRGISGPNALEGVIT
- the frr gene encoding ribosome recycling factor; translated protein: MAQPTMAAVPALKDTYLQLKTRMEKAVEDFRKELAATRTGRASVHMLDAIRIPYYGSEMPLNQVAQVHAPEAQLITVQPFDPSTLPVIEKTIRSADLGLNPMNDGKLIRIPVPPLTEERRRELVKHLHKVLEDHRTAVRNIRRDGNEALKKTLKDKKISEDEERRALEEIQKLTDDEIKKMEEMSKAKEKEVLQV
- the pyrH gene encoding UMP kinase, with protein sequence MPEPVFKRILLKLSGEALAAGQGFGVDSDRVQEIAGELQEVHALGVQTAIVVGGGNFFRGVAEQAKEMDRVSADHMGMLATVINALALQDALEKHAVMTRVMSAIEMNQVCEPFIRRRAIRHLEKERVVIFAGGTGNPYFSTDTAASLRAMEIKADVILKATKVDGIYDADPVVAKDAKMFDNISYLDILKKGLKVMDSTAISLCKDNNLPIVVFNLNRRGNIRRVVTGEKVGSLVSA